The following are from one region of the Rhizobacter sp. AJA081-3 genome:
- the rsmG gene encoding 16S rRNA (guanine(527)-N(7))-methyltransferase RsmG: protein MQPDPLRESLGGICAELGLELPVVALDRLLAYLSLLQRWNATYNLTAVRDPAQMLTQHLADCLAVVGPFRRQLGAGSQQRLLDVGSGGGLPGVVLAVLEPGWSVSCVDAVGKKVAFIRQVAAELSLRNLAGEHTRIEALKAPPFDLITSRAFASLADFVVPTRQLLAPTGVWAAMKGKTPDAELVGLPPGITVFHVEPLTVPGLQAERCLVWMREAVPPASGLVHS, encoded by the coding sequence ATGCAGCCTGATCCGCTGCGCGAGTCGCTCGGCGGCATCTGCGCCGAGCTCGGGCTGGAGCTGCCTGTGGTGGCGTTGGATAGGCTGCTCGCCTACCTTTCGCTGCTGCAGCGCTGGAATGCCACCTACAACCTGACGGCGGTGCGCGATCCGGCGCAGATGCTGACCCAGCACCTGGCCGACTGCCTGGCGGTGGTCGGCCCCTTCCGCCGGCAGCTCGGGGCGGGTTCGCAGCAGCGCCTGCTCGATGTCGGCAGTGGCGGCGGCCTTCCCGGTGTGGTGCTGGCTGTGCTGGAGCCAGGCTGGTCCGTGAGCTGCGTGGACGCCGTGGGCAAGAAGGTGGCCTTCATCCGTCAGGTCGCGGCGGAGCTGTCCCTGCGAAATCTTGCCGGCGAGCACACACGCATCGAAGCGCTCAAGGCTCCACCCTTCGACCTCATCACCTCGCGCGCCTTCGCTTCGCTGGCCGATTTCGTCGTTCCGACCCGCCAGTTGCTGGCGCCCACGGGTGTCTGGGCCGCGATGAAGGGAAAGACGCCAGACGCTGAACTGGTCGGTTTGCCTCCCGGCATCACGGTGTTTCACGTGGAACCGTTGACCGTGCCGGGCTTGCAGGCCGAACGTTGCCTCGTCTGGATGCGCGAGGCGGTGCCGCCCGCGTCCGGGCTGGTACATTCCTGA
- a CDS encoding ParA family protein → MARIFCIANQKGGVGKTTTTVNLAAGLARIGQRVLVVDLDPQGNATMGSGVDKRSLALTVYDVLLESASIAEARQRSEKAGYDVLGANRELAGAEVELVELERRDKRLKGALAAVEAEYDFVLVDCPPSLSLLTLNGLCAAHGVVVPMQCEYFALEGLSDLVNTIKQVHANLNPDLQIIGLLRVMFDPRITLQQQVSEQLKAHFGDKVFDSVIPRNVRLAEAPSYGLPGVVFDPSSRGAQAFVEFAGEMVRRIESMR, encoded by the coding sequence ATGGCCCGAATCTTCTGCATCGCCAATCAAAAGGGCGGCGTCGGCAAGACCACCACCACCGTGAATCTGGCCGCCGGCCTGGCGCGCATCGGCCAGCGTGTGCTCGTCGTCGACCTCGATCCACAGGGCAACGCCACCATGGGTTCCGGCGTCGACAAGCGGTCGCTGGCGCTGACGGTTTACGACGTCCTCCTGGAAAGCGCCTCGATCGCCGAAGCACGTCAGCGCAGCGAGAAAGCCGGCTACGACGTGCTGGGAGCCAACCGCGAACTCGCCGGTGCCGAAGTCGAGCTGGTCGAGCTGGAGCGGCGTGACAAGCGCCTCAAGGGCGCGCTGGCCGCGGTCGAAGCCGAATACGACTTCGTGCTGGTCGACTGCCCGCCGTCGCTGAGCCTGCTGACGCTCAACGGCCTGTGCGCCGCCCACGGCGTGGTGGTTCCGATGCAGTGCGAGTACTTCGCTCTAGAAGGGCTGTCAGACCTGGTCAACACCATCAAGCAGGTCCACGCCAACCTCAACCCGGACCTGCAGATCATCGGCCTGCTGCGCGTGATGTTCGACCCCCGCATCACGCTGCAGCAGCAGGTCAGCGAGCAGCTAAAGGCGCATTTCGGCGATAAGGTGTTCGACTCGGTCATCCCGCGCAACGTGCGCCTGGCCGAGGCGCCGAGCTACGGCTTGCCCGGGGTCGTGTTCGATCCGAGCTCGCGCGGTGCCCAGGCCTTCGTCGAGTTTGCCGGCGAGATGGTGCGCCGCATCGAATCGATGCGGTGA
- a CDS encoding GNAT family N-acetyltransferase yields the protein MTAVRMNPVIARTFDPYLLSRVEDAGLNASAPPQQRWLDGWLVRLSPGKAKRARCINAVAAGRMPVPHKLALCEPVYAQAELPLIVRITPFSEPIGLDATLESMGLQRFDDTRVMVQQDLAGITAQSLPEGVSIHAVGLEAFAQRVGALRGSPLSQRLAHGQRLVQSPVPFRAFELRLENEVVACGQSAQEADLVGLYDIFTAESARGRGFASLLCTHLLFDAHQHGARHAYLQVDGDNHAARAVYHRLGFGDAYAYHYRSRDPSAA from the coding sequence GTGACCGCCGTGCGCATGAACCCGGTCATCGCCCGCACATTCGACCCCTACCTGCTCTCCCGCGTCGAGGACGCCGGGCTGAACGCCAGTGCCCCGCCGCAGCAGCGCTGGCTCGATGGCTGGCTGGTGCGCCTGTCGCCGGGCAAGGCCAAACGGGCGCGCTGCATCAATGCGGTCGCGGCGGGACGGATGCCCGTGCCGCACAAGCTGGCGCTGTGCGAGCCGGTCTACGCGCAGGCCGAGCTGCCGCTGATCGTGCGCATCACGCCCTTCAGTGAGCCGATCGGCCTGGACGCGACGCTGGAATCGATGGGGCTGCAGCGCTTCGACGACACCCGGGTGATGGTCCAGCAGGATCTGGCCGGCATCACAGCCCAGAGCCTGCCGGAGGGCGTCTCGATCCATGCGGTCGGGCTGGAGGCGTTTGCGCAGCGGGTGGGCGCTCTTCGTGGTTCGCCGCTGTCGCAGCGGCTCGCGCACGGCCAGCGGCTGGTGCAGTCGCCAGTGCCCTTCCGTGCCTTCGAGCTGCGGCTGGAAAACGAGGTGGTGGCCTGCGGCCAGTCTGCCCAGGAGGCCGACCTCGTCGGCCTGTACGACATCTTCACCGCCGAATCAGCGCGGGGTCGGGGGTTCGCGAGCCTGCTCTGCACCCATCTGCTGTTTGATGCGCACCAGCACGGTGCTCGCCACGCCTACCTGCAGGTCGATGGCGACAACCACGCGGCGCGCGCCGTGTACCACCGCCTCGGATTCGGCGACGCCTACGCCTACCACTACCGCTCGCGCGACCCGTCGGCCGCCTGA
- the argC gene encoding N-acetyl-gamma-glutamyl-phosphate reductase, with protein sequence MKTRVFVDGQEGTTGLRIHEYLAQRADVEVLRIDADKRKDAGERARLLNSADVAFLCLPDAAAKEAAALVTNPDTCLIDASTAHRTAPGWVFGLPELAPGQRAALRATKRIANPGCHASAFILLLRPLVDAGLMPADLPLSATSITGYSGGGKKMIEQYEAGGDTRLQSPRPYALKLAHKHLPEMAAHCKLASPPVFVPIVSNFYKGLSVSVPLHLSQLPAGVTAVRLHAALAQRYAGERFVRVMPLSDPATLEDGFFDVQACNDTNRADVFVFASDTQVLLMSRLDNLGKGASGAAVQSMNVHLGVDEGLGL encoded by the coding sequence ATGAAGACCCGCGTGTTCGTCGACGGCCAGGAAGGCACGACCGGCCTGCGCATCCACGAGTATCTCGCGCAGCGTGCCGACGTCGAGGTGCTGCGCATCGATGCCGACAAGCGCAAGGATGCGGGCGAACGCGCCCGCCTGCTCAACTCCGCCGACGTGGCCTTCCTGTGCCTGCCCGATGCGGCAGCCAAGGAAGCCGCCGCCTTGGTCACCAACCCCGACACTTGCCTGATCGACGCCAGCACGGCGCACCGCACCGCCCCCGGCTGGGTCTTCGGCCTGCCGGAACTGGCGCCCGGGCAGCGTGCGGCGCTGCGCGCCACCAAGCGCATCGCCAATCCCGGCTGCCACGCATCGGCCTTCATTCTTCTGCTGCGCCCGCTGGTCGACGCGGGCCTGATGCCGGCCGACCTGCCGCTGAGCGCCACCTCGATCACCGGCTACTCTGGCGGCGGCAAGAAGATGATCGAGCAGTACGAGGCGGGCGGCGACACGCGCCTGCAGTCGCCGCGCCCCTATGCGCTCAAGCTGGCCCACAAGCATCTGCCGGAGATGGCTGCTCACTGCAAACTGGCGTCGCCGCCGGTTTTCGTTCCGATCGTCTCCAATTTCTACAAGGGTTTGTCTGTGAGCGTGCCCTTACATCTATCCCAGCTCCCTGCGGGAGTCACGGCGGTCAGGCTGCACGCTGCATTGGCGCAGCGGTATGCGGGCGAACGCTTCGTTCGGGTGATGCCGCTGTCCGATCCGGCCACGCTGGAAGACGGCTTCTTCGACGTGCAGGCCTGCAACGATACCAACCGCGCCGACGTCTTCGTGTTCGCAAGCGACACGCAGGTGCTGCTGATGTCGCGCCTGGACAACCTGGGCAAGGGCGCCAGCGGCGCGGCGGTGCAGTCGATGAACGTCCACCTCGGCGTGGACGAGGGCCTGGGCCTCTAG
- a CDS encoding alpha/beta hydrolase → MNDKDKANPSLDGAEVPTVLLLPGWLNSDAAHWQSRWEVLHGHRRVDQDDWLWPRRGDWMARLDEVLLDSPNGARLVAHSLGCQLVAAWAAHSRHTARVAAALLVAPPDTEREDMPPNLFNWRPIVRERLPFASLVVASTDDPYCALPRAERMAADWGAAIIEIGSRGHISGESGLGDWPEGMALLRGLTGEAG, encoded by the coding sequence ATGAACGACAAGGATAAGGCAAACCCCTCGCTCGACGGGGCTGAGGTGCCGACCGTGCTGCTGCTGCCGGGTTGGCTAAACTCGGATGCCGCGCACTGGCAAAGCCGCTGGGAGGTGCTCCACGGCCACCGTCGCGTCGATCAGGATGACTGGTTGTGGCCGCGCCGCGGCGACTGGATGGCGCGGCTGGACGAGGTGCTGCTCGACAGCCCGAATGGCGCAAGGCTGGTCGCTCACAGCCTGGGCTGCCAGTTGGTCGCCGCGTGGGCCGCGCACTCGCGCCACACGGCACGGGTCGCCGCCGCGCTGCTGGTGGCTCCGCCGGACACCGAGCGCGAAGACATGCCACCCAACCTCTTCAACTGGCGGCCGATCGTGCGCGAGCGCCTGCCCTTCGCCAGCCTGGTGGTGGCGAGCACCGACGACCCCTACTGTGCGCTGCCACGTGCCGAGCGCATGGCGGCCGACTGGGGCGCCGCCATCATCGAGATCGGCTCGCGTGGCCACATCAGCGGCGAGTCCGGGCTGGGCGACTGGCCCGAGGGGATGGCCCTGCTGCGCGGTCTGACGGGCGAAGCCGGCTGA
- a CDS encoding ParB/RepB/Spo0J family partition protein, producing the protein MVTKKPKGLGLGLEALLGPKVSDTPRPAGDAPPATLKLSVLQPGKYQPRTRMDEGSLYELAESIKAQGVMQPILVRPVAAGRYEIIAGERRMRAARLAGLDEVPVLVKDVPDEAAAAMSLIENIQREDLNPLEEAQGLKRLTDEFGLTHEQAAQAVGRSRSAASNLLRLLNLSEPVQQMLMAGDIDMGHARALLPLEGAQQILAAGDVVARKLSVREAEKLVTKLQHARQKPLLRVASEKSRDVARIEEELSDALTAKVEIRIKKRTKRGEQGEVAIAFGSLDELNGLLDKLGLGAR; encoded by the coding sequence ATGGTCACCAAGAAACCCAAGGGCCTCGGCCTCGGACTCGAAGCGCTGCTCGGCCCCAAGGTGTCGGACACGCCCCGCCCCGCCGGCGATGCGCCGCCTGCCACGCTCAAGCTCTCCGTGCTGCAGCCCGGCAAGTACCAGCCGCGCACGCGCATGGACGAGGGCTCGCTCTACGAGCTTGCCGAGAGCATCAAGGCGCAGGGCGTGATGCAGCCCATCCTCGTGCGACCGGTGGCCGCTGGCCGCTACGAGATCATCGCCGGCGAGCGCCGCATGCGTGCCGCCCGGCTGGCCGGGCTCGACGAGGTGCCGGTGCTCGTCAAGGACGTGCCGGACGAAGCCGCGGCGGCGATGTCGCTGATCGAGAACATCCAGCGCGAAGACCTCAACCCGCTCGAAGAGGCGCAGGGCCTGAAGCGCCTGACCGACGAGTTCGGCCTGACGCACGAGCAGGCCGCGCAGGCCGTGGGTCGCTCGCGCAGCGCCGCGAGCAACCTGCTGCGCCTGCTCAACCTCAGCGAGCCTGTCCAGCAGATGCTGATGGCCGGCGACATCGACATGGGCCATGCACGCGCCTTGCTGCCGCTCGAAGGCGCGCAGCAGATCCTGGCGGCCGGCGACGTGGTCGCACGCAAGCTCAGCGTGCGCGAGGCCGAGAAGCTGGTCACCAAGCTGCAGCATGCACGCCAGAAGCCCCTGCTGCGCGTGGCCAGCGAGAAGTCGCGCGACGTCGCGCGCATCGAGGAAGAACTCTCCGATGCCCTCACCGCCAAGGTCGAGATCCGCATCAAGAAGCGCACCAAGCGCGGCGAGCAGGGCGAGGTCGCCATCGCCTTCGGCTCGCTCGACGAACTGAACGGCTTGCTCGACAAGCTCGGCCTCGGCGCTCGCTGA
- a CDS encoding PrkA family serine protein kinase, producing the protein MDVISSFTARFERTREEELSLEDYLAECKRNPVAYSTAAERMLKAIGEPQTIDTRNDQRLSRLFANKVIKLYPAFAEFYGMEDAIEQVVSYFRHAAQGLEEKKQILYLLGPVGGGKSSIAERLKQLMQEVPFYAIKGSPVNESPLGLFDAAEDGPILEKEYGIPRRYLNRILSPWAVKRLEEFGGDIRKFKVVKRYPSVLKQVGIAKTEPGDENNQDISSLVGKVDIRKLETFAQDDPDAYSFSGGLCLANQGLLEFVEMFKAPIKVLHPLLTATQEGNFKGTEGFGAIPFDGVVLAHSNESEWKAFRNNKNNEAFLDRIYIVKVPYCLRVSEEVKIYEKLLRGSSLANATCAPGTLKMMSQFAVLTRLKEPENSSLYSKMLVYDGENLKDTDPRAKSFQEYRDYAGVDEGMSGISTRFAFKIISKVFNFDSTEVAANPVHLMYVLEQQIEREQFPPETEQKYLSFIKEHLATKYAEFIGKEIQTAYLESYSEYGQNIFDRYVTYADYWIQDHEYRDTDTGEVFDRASLNGELEKIEKPAGISNPKDFRNEIVNFVLRARAGNQGKNPLWTSYEKLRTVIEKKMFSNTEELLPVISFNAKASADEAKKHEDFVTRMVAKGYTPKQVRLLCEWYLRVRKSS; encoded by the coding sequence ATGGACGTGATCAGCAGTTTCACAGCGCGCTTCGAGCGCACCCGCGAGGAAGAGCTCTCGCTCGAGGACTACCTCGCCGAGTGCAAGCGCAACCCGGTCGCCTACTCGACCGCGGCCGAGCGCATGCTCAAGGCCATCGGCGAGCCACAGACCATCGACACGCGCAACGACCAGCGCCTGTCGCGGCTGTTCGCCAACAAGGTCATCAAGCTCTATCCCGCCTTCGCCGAGTTCTACGGCATGGAAGACGCCATCGAGCAGGTGGTCTCTTACTTCCGCCATGCCGCGCAAGGGCTGGAAGAGAAGAAGCAGATCCTCTACCTGCTCGGCCCCGTGGGCGGCGGCAAGAGTTCGATCGCCGAGCGCCTCAAGCAGCTGATGCAGGAGGTGCCCTTCTACGCGATCAAGGGCTCGCCGGTGAACGAGTCGCCGCTGGGACTGTTCGATGCCGCCGAAGACGGCCCGATCCTCGAGAAGGAATATGGCATTCCGCGTCGCTACCTGAACCGGATCCTGTCACCTTGGGCCGTGAAACGTCTGGAGGAATTCGGCGGCGACATCCGCAAGTTCAAGGTCGTCAAGCGTTATCCCTCGGTGCTCAAGCAGGTCGGTATCGCCAAGACCGAGCCGGGCGACGAGAACAACCAGGACATCTCGTCGCTGGTCGGCAAGGTCGACATCCGCAAGCTCGAGACCTTCGCGCAGGACGACCCGGACGCGTACAGCTTCTCCGGCGGCCTGTGCCTGGCCAACCAGGGCCTGCTCGAGTTCGTCGAGATGTTCAAGGCGCCGATCAAGGTGCTGCACCCGCTGCTGACGGCCACGCAGGAAGGCAACTTCAAGGGCACTGAAGGCTTCGGCGCGATCCCGTTCGACGGGGTGGTGCTCGCGCACAGCAACGAGAGCGAGTGGAAGGCGTTCCGCAACAACAAGAACAACGAGGCCTTCCTCGACCGCATCTACATCGTCAAGGTGCCGTATTGCCTGCGCGTGTCGGAAGAGGTGAAGATCTACGAGAAGCTGCTGCGCGGCTCCTCGCTCGCCAACGCCACGTGCGCACCGGGCACGCTGAAGATGATGAGCCAGTTCGCCGTGCTCACGCGCCTGAAGGAGCCTGAGAACTCGTCGCTGTATTCCAAGATGCTTGTGTACGACGGCGAGAACCTGAAGGACACCGACCCGCGCGCGAAGAGCTTCCAGGAGTACCGCGACTACGCCGGCGTCGACGAGGGCATGAGCGGCATCTCGACGCGCTTCGCCTTCAAGATCATCTCCAAGGTTTTCAACTTCGACAGCACCGAAGTCGCCGCCAACCCGGTGCACCTGATGTACGTGCTTGAGCAGCAGATCGAGCGCGAGCAGTTCCCGCCGGAGACGGAGCAGAAGTACCTCTCCTTCATCAAGGAGCACCTGGCGACGAAGTACGCCGAGTTCATCGGCAAGGAGATCCAGACCGCCTATCTCGAGAGCTACAGCGAGTACGGCCAGAACATCTTCGATCGCTACGTCACCTACGCCGACTACTGGATCCAGGACCACGAGTACCGCGATACCGACACCGGCGAGGTGTTCGACCGTGCTTCGCTGAACGGAGAGCTCGAGAAGATCGAGAAGCCGGCGGGCATCTCGAACCCGAAGGACTTCCGCAACGAGATCGTCAACTTCGTGCTGCGTGCGCGCGCCGGCAACCAGGGCAAGAACCCGCTGTGGACGAGCTACGAGAAGCTGCGCACGGTGATCGAGAAGAAGATGTTCTCGAACACCGAGGAGTTGCTGCCGGTCATCAGCTTCAACGCCAAGGCGAGCGCCGACGAGGCCAAGAAGCACGAGGACTTCGTCACCCGCATGGTCGCCAAGGGCTACACGCCCAAGCAGGTGCGCCTGTTGTGCGAGTGGTACCTGCGCGTGCGCAAGAGTTCGTGA
- a CDS encoding YeaH/YhbH family protein, with translation MQQIIDRRLAGKNKSIGNRERFLRRHKDQIREAVKRAVDGRGIRDMEKGEDIHIPKRDITEPVFGHGQGGKREMVHPGNQDYVRGDKIERPKGGGGGGGGGQASDSGEGDDDFVFHLSKEEFMQVFFDDLALPNLARTTLAETPEYKTHRAGYSSDGTPNNLHVVRSMRGAIGRRIALGSESRRELRLLEDKLDGIRRHPEPNPFAHEIPELEREIEALRARIGRIPYLDPIDLRYRSRVRVPVPTSKAVMFCLMDVSGSMDESRKDLAKRFFILLYLFLTRHYEKIDIVFIRHHTQAQEVDEQNFFHATETGGTVVSSALVLMEEIARARYPTSEWNIYGAQASDGDNWHHDSGRCRELLANAILPLCRYFAYVQVAEEEQNLWDEYAALAAETKAFAIRKVTEASQIYPVFRDLFKKEGTPA, from the coding sequence TTGCAGCAGATCATCGACCGGCGGCTGGCGGGCAAGAACAAGTCCATCGGCAACCGCGAGCGCTTCCTGCGCCGCCACAAGGACCAGATCCGCGAGGCGGTCAAGCGCGCGGTGGACGGTCGCGGCATCCGCGACATGGAGAAGGGTGAAGACATCCACATCCCCAAGCGCGACATCACCGAGCCGGTGTTCGGCCACGGCCAGGGCGGCAAGCGGGAGATGGTGCATCCGGGCAATCAGGACTACGTTCGCGGCGACAAGATCGAGCGGCCCAAGGGCGGCGGTGGCGGGGGCGGTGGCGGGCAGGCGAGCGATTCCGGCGAGGGCGACGACGATTTCGTCTTCCACCTCAGCAAGGAAGAGTTCATGCAGGTCTTCTTCGACGACCTGGCCCTGCCCAACCTCGCGCGCACCACGCTGGCCGAGACGCCCGAGTACAAGACACACCGCGCCGGCTATTCGAGCGACGGCACGCCGAACAACCTGCACGTGGTGCGCTCGATGCGTGGCGCGATCGGCCGTCGCATCGCGCTGGGCAGCGAGAGCCGGCGCGAGCTGAGGTTGCTGGAGGACAAGCTCGATGGCATCAGGCGCCACCCCGAGCCCAACCCCTTCGCGCACGAGATTCCTGAGCTGGAGCGCGAGATCGAGGCGCTGCGTGCGCGCATCGGCCGCATCCCCTACCTCGACCCGATCGACCTGCGCTACCGCAGCCGGGTGCGCGTGCCGGTGCCCACGTCGAAGGCGGTGATGTTCTGCCTGATGGACGTGTCCGGCTCGATGGACGAGTCGCGCAAGGACTTGGCCAAGCGCTTCTTCATCCTGCTGTACCTGTTCCTCACGCGGCACTACGAGAAGATCGACATCGTCTTCATCCGTCACCACACGCAGGCGCAGGAGGTCGACGAGCAGAACTTCTTCCACGCCACCGAGACCGGCGGCACCGTGGTCAGCAGCGCGCTGGTGCTGATGGAAGAGATCGCCCGCGCGCGCTACCCTACTAGCGAGTGGAACATCTACGGCGCGCAGGCCAGCGACGGCGACAACTGGCACCACGACAGCGGCCGCTGCCGCGAGTTGCTGGCCAACGCGATCCTGCCGCTGTGCCGCTACTTCGCCTACGTGCAGGTGGCCGAGGAAGAGCAGAACCTGTGGGACGAGTACGCCGCCCTGGCGGCCGAGACCAAGGCCTTCGCGATCCGCAAGGTGACCGAAGCCTCGCAGATCTATCCGGTGTTCCGCGATCTGTTCAAGAAAGAAGGGACGCCCGCATGA
- a CDS encoding SpoVR family protein, which translates to MTRKANFVPDGTADLFEPDLAKALTGRVRRAADIVTPPRAAQPLAAPSDWSFELIEQYHAVIRSTAERFGLDTYPNQLEIITAEQMMDAYASVGMPVNYRHWSYGKEFISTEKNYKRGHMGLAYEIVINSNPCISYLMEENTMAMQALVIAHAAYGHNSFFKGNYLFRMWTDAASIIDYLVYAKNYVAGCEERHGLDAVEELLDSCHALMNHGVDRYRRPSKLSLIQELARSKDREAYAQQQVNDMWRTLPRKAEKAASEKEVRRFPEEPQENLLYFIEKNAPLLEPWQREIVRIVRKVAQYFYPQRQTQVMNEGWATFWHHKLLNTLYDDGHLTDGMMIEWLKSHTNVVYQPPVGHKHYSGINPYALGFAMYTDIKRICEKPTDEDRAWFPGMAGNDWLETIDHAMRNFKDESFIGQYLSPQLMRDFRLFSIVDDEKESELEVSAIHDEAGYRAVREALSHQYDLGSREPNIQVWSVNLRGDRSLTLRHTQHNDRPLHDSAQEVLKHVSRLWGFGVHLDSVDGQGTVTKHWSVPAPVNHS; encoded by the coding sequence ATGACGCGAAAGGCCAACTTCGTGCCCGACGGCACGGCGGATCTGTTCGAGCCCGATCTGGCCAAGGCGCTGACCGGCCGCGTCCGGCGCGCTGCCGACATCGTCACGCCGCCGCGCGCTGCGCAGCCACTCGCGGCGCCGAGCGACTGGTCGTTCGAGCTGATCGAGCAGTACCACGCGGTGATCCGCTCCACCGCCGAGCGATTCGGGCTGGACACCTACCCGAACCAGCTCGAGATCATCACCGCCGAGCAGATGATGGACGCCTACGCCTCGGTGGGCATGCCGGTGAACTACCGCCACTGGAGCTACGGCAAGGAGTTCATCTCCACCGAGAAGAACTACAAGCGCGGCCACATGGGCCTGGCCTACGAGATCGTCATCAACTCCAACCCCTGCATCAGCTACCTGATGGAGGAAAACACGATGGCGATGCAGGCGCTCGTCATTGCGCATGCCGCCTACGGCCACAACAGCTTCTTCAAGGGCAACTACCTGTTCCGCATGTGGACCGATGCGGCGTCGATCATCGACTACCTCGTCTATGCGAAGAACTACGTCGCCGGCTGCGAGGAGCGCCACGGCCTGGACGCGGTGGAGGAACTGCTCGACAGTTGCCACGCGCTGATGAACCACGGTGTCGACCGTTACCGCCGGCCGAGCAAGCTGAGCCTGATCCAGGAGCTCGCGCGCAGCAAGGACCGCGAGGCCTACGCGCAGCAGCAGGTCAACGACATGTGGCGCACGCTGCCGCGCAAGGCCGAGAAGGCTGCCAGCGAGAAGGAAGTGCGCCGCTTCCCCGAGGAGCCGCAGGAGAACCTGCTGTACTTCATCGAGAAGAACGCGCCGCTGCTCGAACCCTGGCAGCGCGAGATCGTGCGCATCGTGCGCAAGGTGGCGCAGTACTTCTACCCGCAACGCCAGACGCAGGTGATGAACGAGGGCTGGGCCACCTTCTGGCACCACAAGTTGCTCAACACGCTGTACGACGACGGTCACCTGACGGACGGCATGATGATCGAGTGGCTGAAGTCGCACACCAACGTCGTGTACCAGCCGCCGGTGGGGCACAAGCACTACAGCGGCATCAACCCGTACGCGCTGGGCTTCGCGATGTACACCGACATCAAGCGCATCTGCGAGAAGCCGACCGACGAAGACCGCGCCTGGTTCCCCGGCATGGCCGGCAATGACTGGCTCGAGACCATCGACCACGCGATGCGCAACTTCAAGGACGAGAGCTTCATCGGCCAGTACCTCTCGCCGCAGCTGATGCGCGACTTCCGCCTGTTCTCCATCGTCGACGACGAGAAGGAAAGCGAGCTCGAAGTCTCGGCCATCCACGACGAGGCCGGCTATCGCGCGGTGCGCGAGGCGCTGTCGCACCAGTACGACCTGGGTAGCCGCGAACCGAACATCCAGGTGTGGAGCGTCAACCTGCGCGGTGACCGATCACTGACGCTGCGCCATACCCAGCACAACGACCGGCCGCTGCACGACAGCGCGCAGGAAGTGCTCAAGCACGTGTCGCGGCTGTGGGGCTTCGGCGTGCACCTGGACAGCGTCGACGGCCAGGGCACCGTGACCAAGCACTGGTCGGTGCCGGCCCCGGTGAACCACAGCTAG